The uncultured Bacteroides sp. genome includes the window GATGACGAGTTTACCGAACTATTCCCTGTCCGATGAGTCGTGGTACTGGTAGTTCCTACAGCACCGGCATTACTGTTACGACGAGTAGTATTGCTACCGCTGCTCCTCTGATTTGTAGCTTTGCTATCGTAATTATTCGAAGAAGGACTCTTACTACTGCCTCTCGAAGAACTGTTACTGCCACTACGGCGAGTAGTATAAATATCATCTTTCACCTTATTATCAGGCCTTTTACCGGAATTGGAGCGAATGGTTATCGAACCGAAATCCGAATGTCTATTGGTTTTATAGACTTTATCATTTCTTACGCTATGCGAGCCTACATAAACCGTATGATGATAACGCCCACGATAAAAACTCACATTATTATAATGTGTTCGATAGTGGGCGCCCGTATAAGTAATGTAGTTGCCCGGAAGGCCAAAATAGAATAATAAAGGGTTAGTATACCTCAAATAAACCCGCAGAGACCATCCCTTGGGACTTGCATATATAGGCCGATAAAAGTATTCTACTTGCATGAATTGACGATACTGCCAATCACTAAGTATCCAGCGCAAATCATCATTACGAATATCGAGGTAATAATAATACTCGTTCAGCGCCCATTCCTGACCAGACATTACGTCGTTCATCAGATTACGGACAGCATAGATAAAGTCGAAATTAATTTCGTAAGCATCATCGTATTGAGCAGTATTCATTTTGAGCTCATAAGCCATTTTATCTGTAAGGAAACGAGTCTCCTGGCGAACCTGGTTCGTATCCATCGCGGCCATTCTTGTGCTGCACATGGCAGTCATCCCGATAGCAAACAAAGTAATCATCATCCGTTTCATAATCTTAATGCTTTAATTAGTTTATCTTCGTCTATTCTTCTTTCTCTTATCTTATAAGACAAAAATAGGGTAAGGAAATCCCCTACCCTAATGATTCTCTCTAATCCTTTATAGGAATTCCCCTAAACATGAGAGACTTTTCCCCGATCAGTCGATGTAAGAGCAATTTAATGCTTTACCAACTCAATGCCATTGTCGCTCAATGTAATGAGCCTTCTTCTGTACAAGTCTCCCACACCTTTTTTAAATGTCTTTTTACTCACTTCAAAAACATCATAAATATCCTCGGCAGGACTCTTGTCGTTGAGAGCCAGGCTACCATCGTGTGTTTGAAGATATTGTTGCAACGTTCTCGAAAAATCGTCTATTTTCTCAAACCCCGGTTTCTGAAGCACAAGGTCTATCTTTTGATCTTCACGCACCTGTTTCACGTAGGCTTTCAATGTCATGCCTGTATGCAAAGGCTGAAAGATTTCACCATCATACAGTAATCCACCAAACTGGTTATCTATAATAGCTTTAAAGCCCAGGTCTGTTTTCTGCCAAATAAGAATATCCACTTCATCATTGGGCTGATAAGTCGGAAATTCTTTCGAAAAGTAACGTTCTACCTTGGCCGACGCCACAATGCGGTAACTTTCTTCGTCAACGTGGGCATGCACCACATACTTATTGCCTACCAGCATCTTCATTTTCTGTTCACTAAAGGGCACGAAGAGATCCTTCATCAATCCCCAATTAAGAAAAGCGCCGAACTGATTAACCCAAGATACTTCGAGACAGGCAAACTCTCCCACCTGCACTAACGGTGTCAGGGTGGTGGCAATCAATCTTTCTTCACTGTCGAGGTAGAGAAATACATTCAGAAAGTCTCCAATCTGACAATTTTCGGGGACATAGCGAGTGGGCAGTAAAATTTCACCTTCCTGTTCTCCATCAAGATATACACCAAAATCCACGGTTTTAACTACCTCTAGTGTATTGAATTTACCTAGTTCGATACTCATATATTCATTTATTAGAATGCAAAGATAACTTTTCCTTGTGTTTTTATTCTTATCTTTGCAAAATAAATTGATAAGCAGCCACATTCATGAAAAACTCATGGTATCACATAATGGCCCTAGTAACGGTAGCAATCTGGGGCACCACGTTTGTATCGACTAAAGTTTTGTTGCAGCACGGACTCTCTCCCACGGAAATATTACTTTACCGCTTTGTGTTAGCTTACATCAGCATTTGGTTCTTTTGCCCAAAACGTTTATTGGCCAACAGTCTGCGCGACGAATCTCTGTTACTTGCAGCAGGATTGTGTGGAGGTTCACTTTATTTCATAGCCGAAAACACAGCACTCGAATTTACTCTTGCTTCCAACGTATCGCTTATAGTATGTACCACCCCTATAATCACCGCTTTTTTAATGCATTTCTCCGGCAATAAAGAGAAACTAAAGAAGAAACTGTTATATGGTTCCGTTTTGGCACTTACAGGTGTAGCGTTGGTGGTTTTCAACGGAAACTTTATACTTAAAGTAAACCCGATGGGCGACATACTAACCATTGCCGCCGCTCTGATGTGGTCATTTTATAGCATCATACTGAGAGGACTGGACAGAAAATACAGCGTGCTATTCATCACTCGCAAAGTCTTTTTTTACGGTATCATCACCATGATACCCGTCTTCCTGCTATCGCCCTCTCAATTGCACATACAAGCACTCAGCCAGCCACTGGTAATAGCCAATCTTTTGTTTCTCGGACTGGTAGCCTCTATGCTTTGCTACATTATGTGGAACACAGCAATGAAACAACTGGGCGTGGTGCGAACCACAAATTATATCTACATTGTGCCACTCATCACGCTCATCACCTCTTCAATTGTGATCAATGAAATTATCACTTACATAGCCATTATCGGTTCTATATTCATCCTTTCGGGTGTATATATTGCCGAGCAGGGACTAAATTTCAGAAGCTTACTTTGGCCATTACTCCGACAACGCTACGGCTTCCGCCAACGAAAGTAGGCAAACCAATGGCATCGCCACTATTTCCGGCATCGATAATGTATTTCTTATCAAACACATTTTTGCCAAAAGCACCTATTTCGTAATACCAGCTGTGTGGATGCATGCGCAACCCCGCAGTGAAGTTGGCCAATCCGTATCCCGATTGGCTCAAATCTGCCCGATTGCTGTCTTCAAAATAAACTTGTGACTTGTACGAGTAAGACGGACGAAAATAAACGGCAGATGTTTTACTGACCGGCACATCAAAATCCAAGCCTGCCGAAAAAGTATGTTTCGGGGTAAGCCGAAAGCGATTGCCGGCATACTCTTGTTCGTTGCCGTTCTCATCTTTCTCGTTGAACTTACCATTTATATACGAATAGTTACCAAAAATGCTGAAATAACGCACCGGATTATAACGTAACCCGGCCTCCACACCAAAAGTATGCGCTTTTCCCGCATCATCGGCCAGATATTGCGGAGCAAGGCTTCCCTCTATCGTTTGCAATGTAGTAGTTTGAAAATGATCCCAATCATAATAATAAGCACTCAAATCATAAGAAAGTATGCCATCAACCACTATACCTTTTATTCCCGCTTCGTAGCTATAAATAATCTCCGGCTTTAGTTTTGTCACTTCGCCGGGCAGTACCAATATCACTCCCGGGCGTCGGCCTCTCGAAGCACTTATATAGATATTATTGCGTTTAAACATATAGTTCAAAGCCACACGCCCCACCCAGGACCAATAATCTCCGGATGCGGTTATCTTTCCATCGGATATGGCATTCATCAGATTCGCCGACCCGTTCATCATCATCCCGAAAATGCTGGGTTGCGCTGAAGCATCCGAGCGGTAACCGCCCACCTGATGTTCATAAGAAGCACGCAAACCGGCAGTCAAAGCAAATGCAGAAGTTAATTTGTAGGTTCCATCAATAAAAATCTCCGCAGCCTGATTCGTTCCATAATTGGTAGAAGACTCTTCATGGTAACTATTGATAGGTTGCCCCGACAGTTGATCTACTTGTTTAACAATAGATGCAATGGCATCGGCAGAAACGCCCATAGCAGCCAGCCCCTGTTCTAGCGTTACAGGAACTCCTATCTGGCTGCTCAGCACAGTTTCAAGCGTTTTTCTTATTTGAGGCAAATTCGTTACATATTGAGCTTCCCCATTTACCACAGGTGCCTGATCGGGAAACAGCGAGTTCAAAATAGAAGAACTCAGTGCCGAAGGCAATCCTAACCCCTCGAATTGTGTAGCAAATTGAGCCTTAAGCAAAGGAGAAATATAAGCAGGATAAAGACTCTGCTCGTTGATGCGCATAGGCACTTCCTGCGAAGAGTTTTCATAGAAATAACTCACTCCACCAAAACCGGAAAAAGCCCCTTTGCTATCGTAATTCAATCTGAGTTCCTGACTAAATTGTGTTCCTTTGGCCTTCTCCGATACCCAAAGAATAGGCGCCGGAGTACCGTCGGCGTCAAAAGACTCATCAGAGTTGAATGCCCTGAATCCGGTAATAGAAGACAATTTCCACCCATCATTAAAAGGATGGTCGAGTAAAAAAGTGGCGCCACCCACATGACGTTTAATATAAAGGCCCTCTCCCTGCTCCAGATCGGCAGCAGTGTTCGGGTCGGTATTTCCGCCTGCAGGAGCATACCTTTCACTTTTAAAGGAAGTTCCGGGGTAATCATCATACTGATAGTCGAGTACTAAATCGGCCGTAGAATTTTCTCCAAACCAATAACGTGTAGAATTTCTCAGAGCTATAGTATTTTTTCCATTTAACCTACCCCCCGAAAGATTCTTAATAAAACCGTCGCGCTGATTATAAGCAAAGGCAAAGCGATTGGCCATTTTCTGATCTACGATAGGCGTATTAATGAACCCGTTCACCAGCTTCTGATTATAGCTACCATATCCCAAAGAAAGTTCTCCACTCAGTTCGTTGGTGGGTTTATTGCGAATAACATGCACCGCCCCAATTTCAGCACCACGCCCGAAGAGTGTGCCTTGCGGACCTTTGACAACCTCCACCCGCTCGAGATCAAAGAGTTCTACCACCGAGGCACGGGACCGCGAAATGGATACTCCGTCTTGAAAAATGGAAATACGGGGTTGTGAACGCGAGTCGCCATCATCAGAGGTTACACCACGAATAACGTATCCCGGATTATTAGGACTTTGCAACTGAATCTGCAATCCGGGCACGTATTGTGCCATTTCGTCGAATTGCTGTACATTTATTTTTTTCAGATATCCGCCGGAAAGAGCGCTAACCGTTATCGGTACTTCAATGCTACTCTGGCTGCGCTTCTGGGTACTAACCACTACTTCCCCCAACATTTTAACGTCTTCTTTCATCACAACCGTCAAACTGTTGCGAGCCTGCAACTCTTGTTGCTGATAACCCAAATAAGAAAAAATCAATAAAGTGCGGGTAGAAGGAACCTGAAGCGAAAACGTACCATCGACTCCGGTAGAAGCTCCGGTGTCTGTACCTTTTACAGCAATGCTTACACCAGGTAGCGGTTCGCCTTTTTCATTTACCACCTTTCCTTTTATATTTTCAGGCAGGTATTGTTCCTGCCGCTGTACAGGCAATGCTGCGGCAAGTGCCACTTGTTGCGAGCAGCATAGCCACAATCCGGCAAGCAGAATTACTGCTATTATTTTGCCGGTACCGGTTAATGTTTCTCTTGAGAATAGAAGAAAGCTACGAGACGTTAATTTGTGATTCATACTATTTATCTTTATTACGTTAATCTTTATTCTTTTAAGTATGCCAAAAAGGTTAAAATTAGAACGGCGGAGAGATGAATGCAAACCGCACGATAAATTCATTATCGGGAGGATAGGCATCTTCTCGAAGCACGGTAGTAGCAACACGGAATAACTTTGCGTAACGAGCCGAATAGGGTTTAATTAATTTAGTTACTTCATCGATTTCATTACGTTCTTGAGCAGTCAGATGCTCATCGCCCCGGCAATTAGCGATCAAAGCTTGCGCTACACATCGGATAGCCCTATTTCGCACAGAATCGGGCATTTCGGGTGGAAATGCCGAAGTAACCAACGTAGCGGCTCCCTGAGCAACCGTATTTTTGGCATATTCGTCAAACGAAAGTCCATTCAAATCCATCGGAATAGATTCTATAAATCGGCTTCGGATACTCATCTCGTCATCCTTCAACGAAACAAGTCTATAAGGTGAAGGATATGTCACAGCCGAACCTGTTTCGATATCATATATGGTGTGCTTTCCTATTTTGCGACAAGAGATATCTTGCGCATGAGAATGTCCGGTAAACATGACTTCCAACCCTGCATCAGCCAATTCGGCCGCCTGTTTTTTCCAATCATCTACCAAATAGCCTTTCATGATGCGATCTTGATATTTCCAGTGACTCACCAGTCCGTGATGCATCATACCGATAATACGTATACCTTTTTGATGAGCATCCGCTATCTGAGCCTTGATAAACTCCATCGTTTCAGGCTTTATCCTCCCATCGTGACGACAAATATTCTTTTCAAAGTCATTTTCCTCATATTTACAAGCATCAATAGCCAGAATTCTCAGTTTGTCCGTTAGCTGATAAACATATGTGAGCGAATATTCGTCGCGTGCCAAAGCACCTGTATAACCATAATCAGCATAAATGGAAGCAAAATCGGCCGCAGAAACCGTACGTACTATTTCCGTACTATCACCCATAAATGATACGGCATGCGGATTATTCACGTCGTGATTTCCCGGAATCACCAGAGCCTGTATACCCTCCCTCTTGAGCCGCATCAAACAACTATCTACCAAGTAGCGATGCGACACATATTCTCCGTCTTTAGTCAGATCTCCGGCCAGCAAAACCACCTGAGGATGTTCTGCTATAAGACTGTCAGTAAGTTTTTTCAATATCACCGTTGATTCACGAAGCATCTTCCGGTCATGAGACAAATAGTTATTAAACGCCTTTCCGCCTTCAATCAACAGCGAAGGATCCATTACATGTACATCCGATATAACGACCATTCTAAATTCATTAGCTGCTTCACCAACCGTCTGCTTCATTGTTCCGGCGGCTACAGAAGAAATAAATAAAGAACTGAGCCCCATCGTAAAGATTGGCAATTTTAGTTTCATCATACTTTTTACATTATTCATGTAGCAAAATAGCAGAAGAAAAGAGACAATCAGGTTACAGTACTATTAACATTATGTAACAGTAACGTCATCATTCATTAAATGAATATCTTATTTGTAGATAGAAAAAGAATTGCTACAAAACGCTTACACAAAGAAGTTTTTATCGGAGAATATTCGAGTCGGAAAGATGAAATTTTATGTTATCAAATACAAACCACTAATGAAGAGAAAAATCACCAATGCAACAGATCTTACCTAACAAAAGAATCCCTGAACTTCTTTCGAAACTCAGGGATTCTTGTTTTTCGCTTTCTATTAAACGTGGTGCCACCTGGAATCGAACCAGGGACACAAGGATTTTCAGTCCTATGCTCTACCAACTGAGCTATGGCACCTTGCGTGATTGCGGGTGCAAAGATAAATGTTTTTTTTTAACCCGCAATAGCGGGAAGAATATTTCGTAAGATTTAGGAGCAAACATTTGGCTTTTTAATTTTTTGCCGTAACTTTGTGCCCGCAAATCAACGGAATGTAGCGCAGTTGGTAGCGCACTACGTTCGGGACGTAGGGGTCGGGCGTTCGAATCGCCTCATTCCGACCGACAAAGAGACTGTTAGATAAAATTCAAACAGTCTCTTTTCTTTTTTTTATTTCTACAACGCATATTTATTTTATCTTTGCAGCATCAACAATTAACCCAAATACAAAAAAACATGAACTCTTCAAACACAAAACTCATGTCTTATACAGAATCAAAAGCTCACTATGAAATACTCGATGGACTACGTGGCGTAGCGGCAGTTATGGTAGTTTGTTTCCATCTATGCGAGGCTCACTCGGGAGGAAATCATCTTGAACAATTGATTAATCACGGATACTTGGCAGTGGATTTTTTCTTTGTCCTTTCGGGCTTTGTTATCGGTTATGCTTACGATGATCGTTGGGGAACAAAAATGAATCTAAGCGGCTTTTTCAAACGTCGTTTGGTTAGGCTCCAGCCAATGGTGATTATCGGCATGCTCATCGGCGGATTGCTGTACTATTTCCAAAGTACGCAATTATTTCCTGCAATAAGCGAAACACCTATTTGGAAGATGCTGATCGTTATGCTGATAGGCTGTACTTTACTTCCCGTACCGTTATCTCTGGATATCCGTGGTTGGTGGGAAATGCATCCCCTCAATGGGCCCGGATGGTCTCTATTTTATGAATACATTGGCAACATTCTATATGCGCTCTTTATCCGAAAGTTCTCAAAAACTGCGCTTTCTATATTAGTATTTATAGCCGGTTGTGCAACGATACACTATGTATTAACATGTCCCAGTGGCGACATGGTTGGCGGTTGGGCATTAGAGCCGACGCAAATACGCGTTGGCTTTACACGACTGATGTATCCGTTCTTCGGTGGATTGTTGCTCTCACGCGTATGCACGCCAAAACATTATAAACACTCATTTCTTGTGTGCAGCCTACTAGTTGTGATTATTCTCTCCATACCAAGAATAGGTGGGGCTGATAATTTCTGGATGAACGGTCTGTACGAATCATTCTGTATCATTTTCCTCTTCCCGTTTATCGTTTATCTGGGCGCAAGCGGTGAAGTAACAGGTAAACTGGGATCAAAGACTTGCAAGTTCCTTGGCGATATCTCTTATCCGATTTATATTACACACTATCCATTTATATATTACTATACAGGATGGGTATATGATAATAAACTCACTATGCAAGAAGCGCTTCCGGGTGCGCTACTCACTCTCTTCATCTGCATTGCGGTAGCTTACGCTTCTTTGAAATTGTATGATGAACCTGTTCGTGTTTGGTTGAAAAATCGTTTTCTGATGAAGAAAGTAAAACCATAGACTAAAACGATAAATATAAAATAAGCTTGCTTGATAATTCAATACTGTACAAATGGAGCCGCTCTGAAAAGACGGCTCTATTCTTTTAATTGCACGATTCTCTTCGACCAACAGCACGGCCCTTACGGGCAAAGCTTTTTTATCACTGAATTTAATCTTCTGAAACTGATTGCAAACTACAGCATATACCTCGATGCAGAACATCGCATTTGCAGGCATTGCATAGCTACATGCCAGTTAATACAATTCCGGGAACTATTTATTAATGCCCTCTAGAAATTGATGGTCGTCATCTGTTATGGGGCGAATGATACGACAGGGATTTCCGTATGCCAACACACCGGCAGGAATATCCTTTGTGACCAAACTTCCGGCACCAATAACCGAACCTTCGCCGATAGTGACACCGGGCAGCACATTTACGTTACCGCAGAGCCAACAATTATCGCCAATAGAAACCGGTTTGGCTGTCATAAGTCCCAAATTTCTGTCTTCGTAGCAAAGTGAATGTATCACCGTATAGATAGAACAATTCGGGCCAATAAAGCAATGGCTTCCAATGGAGATCACCGCCTCATCGAGCGCAATGAAATTAAAATTGATGATCGTATTGTCTCCAATTTCTACATAGCCAAGGTCTATGTGCATAGGCCCATTAACAATGACACGATTTCCCACCTTCAATAAAAACTCTTCTAATATAAGACGCTTATCATCTTTGTTTGATGGCGGCAAACAATTATAACGGAAACAAAAGTCTTGTCCTCTTTCCAAAGGTGATACAAAGTCTGAATTGAAACCGCAGTAAAGCTCACCGGCTGCCATCTTCTCTAAGTCTGTCATTGCTATCTAATCTAAATGAGCCTCAAAATTAAGATAAAGAATCCATTCTTTCAAATAATAGAATGTGAGTTTTAGCATATTCCATAGTATAAAAGCCCAACCGAATAGAGGCAAGAGCCTTCCTCACATTGAGTAAACAATCAAGATAACATCTTATTTAAAAGAGAGATATTATATGAAAGTATTATTAAGAAAACAAAAACCGGTCTTATTTTTGAAGAGTAATACCCATTAAACCTATAACAACATCATTCGAGAGTGTTTCCAGACTTAAATAACTTAATTCTTTCTCCGGATTCAAAGGCATATCAAGCAAAATGCCTGCTCCGCCATCTATAGAGCGACCATAAACACCCTCAATGCCAAGTTCTTTCTCCAAATTATTGCTCACTATGCCCGTCTTCAGATGAAGACGATATGGACGAGAAGCATTCAACTTAAAGGCCATATTGTCTACAAAAAAGTCTTGCTCTATCGGGCACCAGTTTTCGGGATTTATCAATGTAAGTGTATCACTTGTACCATCAGTATAGTGTATGCGAATAATGCCATTAGCAATATGGCACTGCATATGGTTCGTACTTCCAGCCATCAGCAGATAAGCATGAGACGCTTGGCCACCAAGTGGAACATGCAAGCTGTCGGGATAATTATCCCATAGCGAGGTAAAGGCAATATTGACTCCTTGTGCAGGGGTACGAAAAGATACACCCAGTTTGGTAGAAAGCAATCCACCACGTACCTTGGCACGCAAACCCGAATCGTCTATCTCCGCTGTCATTTTTGGATGGCACCATTCTCCTATTCCCTGCTTCGGGATTTGGAGAGTAGTGTATGGCGAACGTGGTGTAAGGTATTCGTTACGGAAAATATCGGTAACCGAAGCATTGAAAACAGCATCCATGTTTACCTCACGGCAAAAAACTGACTCTACATGCTTAAAAGCCGGTTCAGCAGGGGTTTCATTATTCTTAATGGTAATATTTATAGGTTGCCACCACGACAAATCACCCTCGCAAACGTAAGCAAACAGAGTATGGTTGCCCGGTTCACCGGTAATGCGGCCTCTTACCACATGCTCATCCTGTTGAGTACGGACTTTCCGAAAAACGCCTTGCGGGTCATAAAGTTTGCTGATCGTATATTGCGGCAAAGCAAGTTCAAAGGTATCGCCCACACTATAACTACGTTGGTGATCGATAGCAGTATTGATTGAACTACCTCCCCACTTTATTTCAATTTCGTAAGTATCGCCGGCCGGCATAACAATAGAGAGTACAGGCTGACCTACGGAATTTTCTATTTGCTTCCATTCAGCCTTATCGCCGTTTATCCTGATGCTATTCACTTTATCCTTTCGAGCATGAATTTGCAGTTCCAGCACTATCGGTTTATCAAAATGTTGTGCTATTTTATATACATCCGCATTACCTTTCCGATGATAATCGAAGGATACATCGGGCGTTGAGAATGTAGCATAAGGCCACGCTGCCGGAAATCCGGGACGAATAAGCAAACGTCCGTTGAGGGCATCGGGTATAATGCCGAAGAGTCCTTGTACAATGGCACGCGAAGCAACGCCTATTGCATCACCAAAGTCACGATAGCATTCGCCACGAGCAGCATCGTAAAAGCTCAGCTGGCCGAAGTTAGCGGGACTATCACCTAAGTACATACCATCGAGCACGGAACTCTTCAGAAGTTTAAAAGCTTCATCATTACGTCCCGCCTCCCAATAAGACAAGGAAGTATGCATTACCTCAGCAAAAGCCACATTATTAATACTCCATGAATAAGGCATCCAATTAGTTGTAGAAATTGTAGCATAGCCTTCATCTTTTAATCCCGAGGCGCGAACGGGAATATGAGGTATTTCCGTATCTACATAACGAGTTGCCTGATAGGCTTGAAAAGGATCTGCCGTTTCACTGTCAATGGCGTGATAGATTGTCCACACAGCAGCATTTTCATGTAATCGTTTATGCCCCATAAAGTCTTGATATTCTGCCCAGTGCCCCTTTGAAGGTATCCACAAACGCGTATTCATCGCTTTCAATATCTTCTCGGCTTCAGCACGATAAGGAGAAGGATCCTCTCCTATCTTTTCTGCAATTTCAGCAACCATTTTATTGGCACGATAATTATAGGCTGATGAGTGCGTAACTGCACCCGAATTATAATACAAAGCATCACTGGCCCAAATACAAGCATATGCATCATACAGGCCGTCATTATCGGGGTCGAAATTTCGCTTTTCCCAATCGAGATGACGAACAAGTAAAGGCCACATCTTCCGGGCATAAGCCAAGTCACCCGTCCAATTAAAATGCCACAACAGCTCATCAATATAACAAAGATTCATATCGTAATGGTGCATCTGATTAGGATTGTGCGGGTTACGACAGATGTATCCGTTACTATATTGCGGAGTACCCCACTTTTTGATAGAACGGGCAAGGTTCATATCAGGATCTTGTGCCGGATGCGAAATAGTTTGCGGCACATTAGTTACCTGACTGGCAGCATAAGCATCAAAATGCTTTCTGGCACGATCGTGCCAACCAAGTGCATCGCCTGTATAAGCCGCCCGCCAACCACTAAGAGGCATACGCCAACCTACTGCTCCGTGTAGCCACACTTCTCCATCCCAAATAGCATTGGTTGCAACAGCAAGTGCTCCACCCAGTGTATTAAAATAAGCATCTGGAGTGTTAATCTTAATGCGAGAAGCCAGCTCGGCACGGGCATGTTCTGCTTTCGCATAGATGGAACTTCCTTCAGAGGCTTCAGGAATTCGCAAAGAGAGATTCTCTAAAATCAGGTAGCCGGTTAACGGAAGTTCATATTGGTGCAATAACAAAGGGTGCTCAGGCGCTTCAAAGCTGTCAGGCGGATCAGCTCCCATATCACCGTTACGATTCAAATGCTTAGACTTAATCTCAGATATCAAACAAATCAATCTGGCATCCGCAGGCATATCAGTAGATGTGATTTTCCAGATAGCACCATCTTTATCGGGGAAGGGTAAGGCCGAAATAAAAAGCGCACCTTTTCCCCAGGCAGGATCTGTCAGCCGATAACTCCGCCGTCCCGGCGTGTAACGAGCTTCACAAAAAGCAATAGAATCAAGAGCTACAGAAGTACCTCCCAGCAGCAAGCGGAAGCGGATATTCTTGCTATTACGTTTATCATAAGCAGCAAATACAGGCCGATCGCTTGTTTCCAGACGAAATGGGGAAGTTCTGGCATAAAGTGCACGCGTAAAGCGATTCACCCCATTAACACAAACAAAGTCTTCTCCATCCGGACGATATTGCAACGAACGGGATGCTCCCCGTTTAGACTCATTGTAAGAAGTCGACTCAATAAAATCGCCAACCCGTTTTGCAGGAACCTGCGCAAAAAGATTCCTTACAGGTTGAGGAAGGAAACAAAGCAACAAGAATAAAAAATATTTATTCATCAAAACAGTTTAAT containing:
- a CDS encoding S1-like domain-containing RNA-binding protein — translated: MSIELGKFNTLEVVKTVDFGVYLDGEQEGEILLPTRYVPENCQIGDFLNVFLYLDSEERLIATTLTPLVQVGEFACLEVSWVNQFGAFLNWGLMKDLFVPFSEQKMKMLVGNKYVVHAHVDEESYRIVASAKVERYFSKEFPTYQPNDEVDILIWQKTDLGFKAIIDNQFGGLLYDGEIFQPLHTGMTLKAYVKQVREDQKIDLVLQKPGFEKIDDFSRTLQQYLQTHDGSLALNDKSPAEDIYDVFEVSKKTFKKGVGDLYRRRLITLSDNGIELVKH
- a CDS encoding DMT family transporter; this encodes MKNSWYHIMALVTVAIWGTTFVSTKVLLQHGLSPTEILLYRFVLAYISIWFFCPKRLLANSLRDESLLLAAGLCGGSLYFIAENTALEFTLASNVSLIVCTTPIITAFLMHFSGNKEKLKKKLLYGSVLALTGVALVVFNGNFILKVNPMGDILTIAAALMWSFYSIILRGLDRKYSVLFITRKVFFYGIITMIPVFLLSPSQLHIQALSQPLVIANLLFLGLVASMLCYIMWNTAMKQLGVVRTTNYIYIVPLITLITSSIVINEIITYIAIIGSIFILSGVYIAEQGLNFRSLLWPLLRQRYGFRQRK
- a CDS encoding TonB-dependent receptor, translated to MNHKLTSRSFLLFSRETLTGTGKIIAVILLAGLWLCCSQQVALAAALPVQRQEQYLPENIKGKVVNEKGEPLPGVSIAVKGTDTGASTGVDGTFSLQVPSTRTLLIFSYLGYQQQELQARNSLTVVMKEDVKMLGEVVVSTQKRSQSSIEVPITVSALSGGYLKKINVQQFDEMAQYVPGLQIQLQSPNNPGYVIRGVTSDDGDSRSQPRISIFQDGVSISRSRASVVELFDLERVEVVKGPQGTLFGRGAEIGAVHVIRNKPTNELSGELSLGYGSYNQKLVNGFINTPIVDQKMANRFAFAYNQRDGFIKNLSGGRLNGKNTIALRNSTRYWFGENSTADLVLDYQYDDYPGTSFKSERYAPAGGNTDPNTAADLEQGEGLYIKRHVGGATFLLDHPFNDGWKLSSITGFRAFNSDESFDADGTPAPILWVSEKAKGTQFSQELRLNYDSKGAFSGFGGVSYFYENSSQEVPMRINEQSLYPAYISPLLKAQFATQFEGLGLPSALSSSILNSLFPDQAPVVNGEAQYVTNLPQIRKTLETVLSSQIGVPVTLEQGLAAMGVSADAIASIVKQVDQLSGQPINSYHEESSTNYGTNQAAEIFIDGTYKLTSAFALTAGLRASYEHQVGGYRSDASAQPSIFGMMMNGSANLMNAISDGKITASGDYWSWVGRVALNYMFKRNNIYISASRGRRPGVILVLPGEVTKLKPEIIYSYEAGIKGIVVDGILSYDLSAYYYDWDHFQTTTLQTIEGSLAPQYLADDAGKAHTFGVEAGLRYNPVRYFSIFGNYSYINGKFNEKDENGNEQEYAGNRFRLTPKHTFSAGLDFDVPVSKTSAVYFRPSYSYKSQVYFEDSNRADLSQSGYGLANFTAGLRMHPHSWYYEIGAFGKNVFDKKYIIDAGNSGDAIGLPTFVGGSRSVVGVMAKVSF
- a CDS encoding metallophosphoesterase: MMKLKLPIFTMGLSSLFISSVAAGTMKQTVGEAANEFRMVVISDVHVMDPSLLIEGGKAFNNYLSHDRKMLRESTVILKKLTDSLIAEHPQVVLLAGDLTKDGEYVSHRYLVDSCLMRLKREGIQALVIPGNHDVNNPHAVSFMGDSTEIVRTVSAADFASIYADYGYTGALARDEYSLTYVYQLTDKLRILAIDACKYEENDFEKNICRHDGRIKPETMEFIKAQIADAHQKGIRIIGMMHHGLVSHWKYQDRIMKGYLVDDWKKQAAELADAGLEVMFTGHSHAQDISCRKIGKHTIYDIETGSAVTYPSPYRLVSLKDDEMSIRSRFIESIPMDLNGLSFDEYAKNTVAQGAATLVTSAFPPEMPDSVRNRAIRCVAQALIANCRGDEHLTAQERNEIDEVTKLIKPYSARYAKLFRVATTVLREDAYPPDNEFIVRFAFISPPF
- a CDS encoding acyltransferase; the protein is MNSSNTKLMSYTESKAHYEILDGLRGVAAVMVVCFHLCEAHSGGNHLEQLINHGYLAVDFFFVLSGFVIGYAYDDRWGTKMNLSGFFKRRLVRLQPMVIIGMLIGGLLYYFQSTQLFPAISETPIWKMLIVMLIGCTLLPVPLSLDIRGWWEMHPLNGPGWSLFYEYIGNILYALFIRKFSKTALSILVFIAGCATIHYVLTCPSGDMVGGWALEPTQIRVGFTRLMYPFFGGLLLSRVCTPKHYKHSFLVCSLLVVIILSIPRIGGADNFWMNGLYESFCIIFLFPFIVYLGASGEVTGKLGSKTCKFLGDISYPIYITHYPFIYYYTGWVYDNKLTMQEALPGALLTLFICIAVAYASLKLYDEPVRVWLKNRFLMKKVKP
- a CDS encoding sugar O-acetyltransferase codes for the protein MTDLEKMAAGELYCGFNSDFVSPLERGQDFCFRYNCLPPSNKDDKRLILEEFLLKVGNRVIVNGPMHIDLGYVEIGDNTIINFNFIALDEAVISIGSHCFIGPNCSIYTVIHSLCYEDRNLGLMTAKPVSIGDNCWLCGNVNVLPGVTIGEGSVIGAGSLVTKDIPAGVLAYGNPCRIIRPITDDDHQFLEGINK